CCGCCCTTGCCGGGCGTGACGCCCGCGACGACCTGAGTGCCGAATTCCTTCATGGCGCGGCTGTGGCTCGCACCTTCACGGCCGGTCATGCCCTGCACGATGACCTTGCTGTCTTTCCCTACGAGGATACCCATTACTTGTTCGCCTCCTTGGCGGCCTCGTCGGCGGCCTCAAACATGGTGGGGTACATCTGGATCAGGGGGCTGTTCACGTCCGCCAGGAGGGCCTTGGCCTCGTCCTCGGCGGTGCCCGCGATGCGCATGCGCACGGGCTTGGTGAGGATGCCCTCGTTCAGCGCCTGGATGACGCCCTTGGCGACCTCGTCGGCGCGGGTGATGCCACCGAAGATGTTGATGAAGATCGCCTTGACGTCACTGTCCTTGCTGACGAGCTTCACGGCGTTGTACACGACCTCGGCCTTGGCGCCGCCGCCGATGTCGAGGAAGTTCGCGGGCTTGGCGCCGGCGCGGTTCACGACGTCGAGGCTGGTCATCACGATGCCCGCGCCGTTCCCCAGCACGCCCACGTTGCCTTCGAGCTTCACGTACGCGAAGCCGTACTTGCTGGCCTCGATCTCGAGGGGGTGCTCGGCTTCCAGTTCGCGCCAGTCGGCCAGGTCCTTGTGGCGGTACATGGCGTTGTCGTCGATCTCGAACTTGGTGTCCAGGGCCAGGGGGGTGCCGTCAGGGCCCACGAACAGGGGGTTGATCTCGACGAGGACGGCGTCACGCTTCAGCGCGGCCTCGCTCATCTTGACCATCATGTCCGCGATCTTGTTCAGGTTGCCCTTGAAGCCGGCCTTGATGGCCACCTCGCGCGCCTCGTAGGGACGCAGGCCCGTGACGGGGTCCACGCGGTGCTTGATGATCTTCTCGGGGGTGGCGGCGGCCACTTCCTCGATCTCCATGCCGCCCTCGGCGCTGGCCATCAGGGTGTAGCTCTGGACGTTGCGGTCGACGATCATGCCGACGTAGTACTCGACGCCCGCGTCGATGTCCACGGCCTTGGTGACCAGGACCTTGTTCACGGTCAGGCCCTTGATGTCCATGCCCAGGATCTTCTCGCCGTTCTCGAAGGCCTTGTCCTCGGTGGGGCTGAACTTCACGCCGCCCGCCTTGCCGCGGCCGCCGACGTGCACCTGCGCCTTCACGACGACCGGCTGGCCGAATTCGCGGGCGATCTGGCGCACCTCGTCGGGGGTGCGTGCAACCTTGCCTTCCTGAACGTTCACGCCGAACTGGCGCAGAATTTCCTTACCCTGGTATTCGTGAAGTTTCACGACTGTTCCCTCCTTGGGGTGAGTGACCGGCATTGGCCGCTTTCGTTTGTCCCGATCAACGAGTATAAGCGCACTTTTGAAAAACCCCGCGCGGCTGTCTCCGGTGGGGGAACAGGCCCGGTCCAGCGCGGCAGCGGGTTCGGGGGCGCCCCTCCCCCGCGGGTGGGCGCGTGCGGGGGGGCGCCGTGTTAGCTTGCCTGTCATGACTCAACTTCAGGAGTTGCGCCACGCGATGAGCCGCGCTGGCCTGGACGCCGTGTGGATCAGCGATCCCGCCAACGTGCGCGCCGTCAGCGGTTTCAGCAGTGGTAAGGACGGCAAGGT
This region of Deinococcus sp. JMULE3 genomic DNA includes:
- the sucC gene encoding ADP-forming succinate--CoA ligase subunit beta; this translates as MKLHEYQGKEILRQFGVNVQEGKVARTPDEVRQIAREFGQPVVVKAQVHVGGRGKAGGVKFSPTEDKAFENGEKILGMDIKGLTVNKVLVTKAVDIDAGVEYYVGMIVDRNVQSYTLMASAEGGMEIEEVAAATPEKIIKHRVDPVTGLRPYEAREVAIKAGFKGNLNKIADMMVKMSEAALKRDAVLVEINPLFVGPDGTPLALDTKFEIDDNAMYRHKDLADWRELEAEHPLEIEASKYGFAYVKLEGNVGVLGNGAGIVMTSLDVVNRAGAKPANFLDIGGGAKAEVVYNAVKLVSKDSDVKAIFINIFGGITRADEVAKGVIQALNEGILTKPVRMRIAGTAEDEAKALLADVNSPLIQMYPTMFEAADEAAKEANK